From a single bacterium genomic region:
- the ltaE gene encoding low-specificity L-threonine aldolase, with translation MTHRLIDLRSDTVTQPTEAMRRAMMKAKVGDDVFGEDPTVNALQQRMAALFSKEAALFVSSGTMGNQLAIKCHTLPGQEVICEADSHPFNYEAGGPAFLSGVQMRPLPGRQGILSIETLEASLRAHDHHFPPTSLVLIENTHNRAGGAIVPLENMQQIHRFTRKHRLALHLDGARLWNAHVATGIPLAEYGRYCDSLTVCLSKGLGAPAGSVLLGSREFIDRAHRYRKMWGGGMRQIGILAAAGLYALDHHVNRLTIDHKNAKKLAHSLAKLPGLRVDSTAVQTNMVMVDLLDPSGLKSTDLVVTLKDNGLAAIAVNAGRIRMVTHLGISSQDIDRAAAIVEKSLNQLINKKKCR, from the coding sequence ATGACTCACCGCCTCATCGATCTCCGCAGTGATACAGTGACCCAACCCACCGAGGCCATGCGCCGGGCCATGATGAAAGCTAAGGTGGGCGACGACGTGTTCGGCGAAGATCCCACGGTCAACGCCCTGCAACAGCGGATGGCCGCGCTCTTCAGCAAAGAGGCGGCGCTTTTCGTCTCAAGCGGCACGATGGGAAATCAGCTCGCCATCAAGTGCCATACCCTGCCTGGGCAGGAGGTGATTTGTGAAGCGGATTCCCATCCTTTCAATTATGAGGCCGGGGGACCGGCTTTTCTCTCCGGAGTGCAGATGCGGCCGTTGCCCGGCCGACAGGGCATTCTCTCCATCGAGACCCTGGAGGCCAGCCTGCGCGCCCACGACCACCATTTTCCGCCGACCAGCCTGGTGCTGATTGAAAACACACATAACCGCGCCGGCGGCGCCATCGTTCCATTGGAGAACATGCAACAGATTCACCGCTTTACCCGCAAACACCGCTTGGCACTGCACCTGGACGGCGCCAGGTTGTGGAACGCCCATGTTGCCACCGGCATCCCCTTGGCCGAATACGGCCGCTATTGCGACTCGCTGACCGTCTGCCTGTCCAAAGGACTGGGCGCACCGGCAGGATCAGTGCTGTTGGGGAGCCGGGAATTTATCGATCGAGCCCATCGTTATCGTAAAATGTGGGGCGGCGGCATGCGTCAGATCGGCATTCTGGCAGCTGCCGGTTTATATGCGCTGGATCACCATGTCAACCGGCTGACTATTGATCACAAAAATGCAAAAAAACTGGCACACAGTTTAGCCAAACTTCCCGGATTGCGGGTAGATAGTACCGCTGTACAGACCAACATGGTCATGGTCGATTTGCTGGACCCATCTGGACTAAAATCCACTGATCTGGTTGTTACACTTAAAGACAACGGTCTTGCGGCCATCGCGGTGAATGCCGGACGGATCAGAATGGTGACCCACCTCGGCATCTCCAGCCAGGATATAGATCGGGCAGCCGCCATAGTGGAAAAATCGCTCAACCAATTGATAAATAAGAAAAAATGCCGCTAA
- a CDS encoding RNA polymerase sigma factor RpoD/SigA — protein MTKKKKRKQSETRTKESIEKYLEEIGGFSPLPPEEEIALARRIRKGEEEALDRLVKANLRFVISVAKEYQGQGLPLQDLISEGNLGLIKAAQRFDETRGFKFISYAVWWIRQSILQALAEQSRVVRLPLNRVGAINKVGRALEALEKEYGREPSMDEIADRMEMSSFEVADVLKTSARHLSLDEPFKEDEGNSLLDVLESDRYDPPDGQLMRSSLREEIEKVLGTLKSREAEIVKLYFGLDGDRPLTLEEIGEYFALTRERVRQIKEKALRRLRHRSRLEPLRKYLG, from the coding sequence ATGACCAAAAAGAAGAAACGAAAACAGTCCGAAACCCGCACCAAAGAATCCATCGAAAAGTATCTCGAGGAGATCGGCGGTTTTTCACCGTTGCCTCCTGAGGAAGAGATCGCGCTCGCGCGCAGAATCCGCAAGGGAGAAGAGGAAGCTCTGGACCGGCTTGTTAAAGCCAATTTACGCTTTGTGATCAGCGTAGCCAAAGAATATCAAGGTCAGGGTCTGCCGCTCCAGGATCTGATCAGCGAAGGCAATCTCGGCTTGATCAAAGCCGCACAACGGTTTGATGAAACGCGTGGATTCAAGTTCATCTCCTACGCCGTATGGTGGATCCGTCAATCCATCCTGCAGGCTCTGGCAGAGCAGTCGCGAGTCGTCCGTCTGCCGCTGAACCGAGTGGGCGCCATCAACAAGGTCGGCCGAGCCCTCGAAGCGCTGGAAAAAGAGTACGGCCGCGAACCAAGCATGGATGAGATCGCAGACCGGATGGAGATGAGTTCGTTCGAGGTGGCGGATGTGCTGAAAACCTCTGCGCGCCATCTCTCTCTGGACGAGCCCTTCAAGGAGGACGAAGGAAACAGCCTGCTGGATGTTCTGGAGAGCGATCGTTACGATCCACCGGATGGACAGCTCATGCGCAGTTCGCTGCGCGAGGAGATCGAAAAGGTTCTCGGCACTCTGAAATCGCGCGAAGCGGAGATCGTCAAACTCTACTTTGGGCTTGACGGAGATCGTCCTCTCACCCTGGAGGAGATCGGCGAATACTTTGCTCTGACTCGGGAACGCGTTCGACAGATCAAAGAAAAAGCTTTGCGCCGGCTGCGGCATCGCTCCCGTTTGGAGCCGTTGCGAAAATATTTAGGGTAA
- the trxA gene encoding thioredoxin — translation MATSNLTMANLQSTLETKDMVLIDFWASWCGPCKSFGPVFEKVSEKHADIAFMKVDTEAEQELSGMFGIQAIPTLAIFREGILLYREAGAASEAALENLIDQVKKLDMDQVRADIAKQEQEHEHGCDGGHGCSGCGHNH, via the coding sequence ATGGCGACAAGCAACCTCACCATGGCCAATCTGCAGTCCACTCTGGAGACCAAAGACATGGTCCTTATTGACTTTTGGGCATCCTGGTGTGGGCCCTGCAAAAGCTTTGGCCCGGTTTTTGAAAAAGTGTCGGAAAAGCATGCGGATATCGCTTTCATGAAGGTGGACACTGAGGCGGAACAGGAGCTGTCCGGCATGTTCGGCATACAAGCCATCCCAACGCTGGCTATTTTCCGCGAAGGCATTCTATTGTATCGCGAAGCGGGCGCCGCGTCTGAGGCTGCTCTCGAAAATCTGATCGATCAGGTGAAGAAACTGGACATGGATCAAGTGCGTGCGGACATTGCCAAGCAGGAACAGGAGCATGAGCATGGCTGCGACGGCGGGCATGGATGCAGCGGCTGCGGTCACAACCATTGA
- a CDS encoding orotate phosphoribosyltransferase: MDKDQALQIFKSTGALLEGHFRLTSGLHSPNYFQCAKVLQYPRYAALFCQEIAERFRPDGIEVVVSPAIGGIVVGQEVARLLGCRAVFAEREENLMTLRRGFEIREGESVLAVEDVVTTGGSVKEVIHLAQQAGGKVKGAAFLVDRSAGRALFSVPFFAALKMDVITYTPEECPLCKQGLAVVKPGSRKV, from the coding sequence GTGGATAAAGATCAGGCGCTGCAGATATTCAAATCGACCGGCGCTCTGCTGGAAGGCCATTTTCGCCTTACCTCAGGACTGCACAGTCCGAATTATTTCCAGTGCGCCAAAGTGCTGCAATATCCCCGGTATGCAGCACTTTTTTGCCAGGAGATCGCTGAGCGCTTTCGGCCTGATGGCATCGAGGTGGTCGTTTCGCCGGCCATCGGCGGCATTGTGGTCGGTCAGGAGGTGGCACGGCTGTTGGGGTGCCGCGCGGTGTTCGCCGAGCGTGAAGAGAACCTCATGACCTTGCGCCGGGGCTTTGAAATTCGTGAGGGGGAATCGGTGCTGGCGGTTGAAGATGTGGTGACCACCGGAGGGTCGGTGAAAGAGGTGATCCATCTGGCCCAGCAGGCCGGCGGCAAGGTCAAAGGCGCGGCCTTTCTGGTGGACCGCAGCGCAGGACGGGCTCTGTTTTCAGTGCCGTTTTTCGCAGCCCTGAAAATGGACGTGATCACCTATACGCCGGAAGAGTGCCCGCTGTGCAAGCAGGGTCTGGCGGTGGTTAAGCCCGGCAGCCGCAAAGTTTAA
- the pyrF gene encoding orotidine-5'-phosphate decarboxylase → MTFTEKLNDILSSRKSLLCVGLDTVMEKIPAALRQQPDPLFQFNKAIIDATLPYAAAFKINTAFYEAWGLEGWRALEKTFAYLPAEVIKIADAKRGDIGNTSLSYSRAVFTGLGADAVTVNPLMGTDSTAPFLQDPEKGVFFLCLTSNPGSQNFQHFSDGRVRLYEKIALKVGEWNRHGNCGLVVGATHPAELQGIRSLAPELPFLIPGIGAQGGDLENSVRFGLTAQGGGVLFNSSRAILYVSSGYDFAAAAAAAAKATRDALNAARSDR, encoded by the coding sequence ATGACCTTCACTGAAAAGCTGAACGATATCCTCTCCAGCAGAAAAAGCCTGCTGTGCGTGGGCTTGGACACCGTGATGGAAAAAATTCCGGCGGCTCTACGCCAGCAACCGGATCCCCTGTTTCAATTCAACAAGGCGATCATTGACGCCACTCTACCCTATGCCGCCGCCTTTAAAATCAACACCGCTTTTTATGAAGCCTGGGGGCTGGAGGGATGGCGGGCGCTGGAAAAGACTTTTGCTTATCTGCCGGCTGAGGTGATCAAAATCGCCGACGCCAAACGCGGCGATATCGGCAACACCTCGTTGAGTTACAGCCGGGCGGTGTTCACCGGCCTGGGCGCGGATGCCGTCACGGTCAATCCGCTGATGGGAACCGACTCTACCGCGCCTTTTTTACAGGATCCGGAAAAGGGCGTTTTTTTCCTCTGCCTGACATCCAATCCCGGGTCGCAGAATTTCCAGCATTTTTCCGACGGCCGGGTCAGGTTGTATGAAAAGATCGCCCTCAAAGTGGGCGAGTGGAATCGCCACGGCAATTGCGGGCTGGTGGTGGGCGCGACGCATCCGGCTGAACTGCAAGGGATCCGCAGCCTGGCGCCGGAACTGCCGTTTCTCATTCCCGGCATCGGCGCTCAGGGCGGCGATCTTGAGAACTCGGTTCGTTTCGGGCTCACCGCTCAGGGCGGCGGTGTGTTGTTTAATTCCAGCCGGGCGATCCTTTATGTCTCGTCCGGATATGATTTTGCAGCTGCGGCCGCCGCAGCGGCCAAGGCCACACGGGACGCGCTGAACGCGGCCAGGAGCGATCGGTGA
- a CDS encoding YfcE family phosphodiesterase — MNDSLEQQPIIELLAPCRIGILSDTHRELPQAIFSLFADVQHIIHAGDIGDWDVVLSLRTLAPVTAVYGNCDDYRVRRHCPNRQTLRVNGLMVEVTHIAQEVQEEVPASVQQVQIIGHSHVAAIQHFGATLYINPGSISRPRQDQRPSVALLQIDGEQPPRATILFLR; from the coding sequence ATGAACGATTCTTTGGAACAACAGCCGATCATCGAACTGCTCGCGCCCTGTCGCATCGGTATCCTCTCCGATACGCACCGTGAACTGCCGCAAGCCATATTCAGCCTGTTCGCTGATGTGCAGCACATTATCCATGCCGGCGACATCGGCGATTGGGATGTTGTCCTGTCCCTGCGAACGCTGGCGCCGGTGACCGCGGTGTACGGCAATTGTGACGACTATCGTGTTCGCCGGCATTGTCCCAACCGGCAGACGCTGCGAGTCAACGGCCTGATGGTTGAGGTGACCCATATTGCGCAAGAAGTGCAGGAGGAAGTGCCGGCGTCGGTGCAGCAAGTTCAGATCATTGGTCACTCGCACGTTGCCGCTATTCAGCATTTCGGCGCTACGTTGTACATCAATCCCGGTTCCATCAGCCGGCCGCGGCAGGACCAGCGGCCGAGCGTGGCGCTGCTGCAAATTGATGGAGAACAGCCGCCCCGCGCGACGATCCTTTTTTTGAGGTGA
- a CDS encoding sodium:solute symporter has product MTVPDYGWLSILPPLAAIVLAIRSKQVFLSLFAGVFLGYTILAGGNPLKGVVNALEACVGVFSDAGNTKVILFSCMVGALITFTQYSGGMEGFVQWVTRRGWVTTPRQAALLAFFTGMVVFVESSICVLVAGSVSRPLFDKLKVSREKLAYICDSTSAPKCILIPLNAWGAFIIGLLQEQQVGHPVQAFVASMPFNFYAIIAILLVLWTILSQKDLGPMAVAEKRVQQGKIARDGAEPLVSQEVLAVQPKPGVPLRAVNMVLPIGVMVLMMPVGLLITGHGDLMQGSGSTSVFWAVLMGLAVAAIAYRLQGLLTFREIMDQFMKGVGGLVSLAALMMLAFAIGANCRALGTGPYVAGLADAFITPKLVPALLFLISCGIAFATGTSWGTFAIMIPIAMPMVEPLGLHMGMTLAAVLGGGVFGDHCSPISDTTIISSMASACDHIDHVATQLPYAVSAAGVSLLCYAVLGMIHG; this is encoded by the coding sequence ATGACCGTACCCGACTATGGCTGGCTGTCGATCCTGCCGCCGCTGGCGGCCATTGTTCTCGCCATTCGGAGCAAACAGGTCTTTCTCTCCCTGTTCGCCGGCGTTTTTCTTGGTTATACCATTCTGGCCGGAGGCAATCCACTCAAAGGGGTGGTGAATGCTTTGGAGGCGTGCGTGGGGGTTTTCAGCGACGCCGGCAACACCAAGGTGATTTTGTTCAGCTGTATGGTGGGCGCGCTGATCACTTTTACCCAATACTCCGGCGGCATGGAAGGGTTTGTTCAGTGGGTGACCCGTCGGGGCTGGGTCACCACGCCTCGTCAAGCCGCACTGCTCGCTTTTTTCACCGGCATGGTGGTGTTTGTCGAATCCAGCATCTGCGTGTTGGTGGCCGGCAGCGTCAGCCGTCCTCTGTTTGACAAACTGAAAGTATCGCGGGAAAAGCTGGCCTATATCTGTGATTCCACCTCTGCGCCGAAATGCATTCTCATTCCGCTCAATGCCTGGGGTGCATTTATCATCGGCCTGCTTCAGGAGCAGCAGGTGGGCCATCCGGTGCAGGCTTTTGTTGCTTCCATGCCGTTCAATTTTTACGCCATCATCGCCATCCTTCTGGTGCTGTGGACCATTCTCAGCCAGAAGGACCTAGGGCCCATGGCGGTTGCTGAAAAACGGGTGCAGCAGGGAAAAATAGCGCGGGACGGCGCCGAACCCCTCGTTTCCCAAGAGGTGCTGGCCGTGCAGCCCAAACCCGGCGTTCCATTGCGCGCTGTGAACATGGTCCTGCCTATCGGCGTGATGGTGCTCATGATGCCGGTCGGCCTGCTGATCACCGGTCACGGCGATCTTATGCAGGGATCCGGCTCCACCTCTGTATTTTGGGCTGTGCTCATGGGTCTGGCTGTGGCAGCAATCGCGTATCGGCTGCAAGGCCTTTTAACGTTTCGGGAGATCATGGATCAGTTCATGAAAGGCGTGGGCGGGTTGGTCTCTTTGGCGGCTTTGATGATGCTGGCTTTTGCCATCGGCGCCAACTGCCGGGCATTGGGCACCGGCCCCTATGTGGCCGGACTGGCCGATGCGTTCATCACCCCCAAACTGGTGCCCGCGCTGCTGTTTCTCATCTCGTGCGGCATCGCCTTTGCCACCGGCACCTCCTGGGGCACGTTCGCCATCATGATCCCCATCGCCATGCCCATGGTCGAACCGCTGGGCTTGCACATGGGCATGACCTTGGCAGCGGTTCTCGGCGGTGGCGTGTTCGGGGATCACTGCTCGCCGATCTCGGATACCACCATCATCTCTTCCATGGCTTCCGCCTGTGATCACATCGATCATGTCGCCACTCAGCTTCCCTATGCCGTGTCGGCCGCAGGCGTCAGCCTGTTGTGCTACGCTGTGCTGGGAATGATTCATGGATGA
- a CDS encoding glycine--tRNA ligase — protein sequence MAGQSNPQMDKIISLCRRRGFIFQSSEIYGGLNACYDYGPLGVELKRNIKNFWWKWMVERRSDIVGLDAAILMASRVWEASGHVSGFTDPLVDCKVCKHRFRSDLIAEAGKCPDCGGELTDIRQFNLMFKTFMGPLEDSASVVYLRPETAQGIYVNYQNVLDSTRQKIPFGIGQIGKAFRNEITPENFIFRTREFEQMEMQFFVKPGTDQEWFEYWKADRQEYYRRLGIRAEKMRFHPHGKDELAHYAAAAFDIEYEFPFGWKELEGIHNRTDFDLTRHKEYSGKDLTYFDEVTRERYMPYIIETSAGADRTVLCVLSDAFEEQKLEKDERTVLHFHPAIAPIKAGIFPLVKKDGMPEVAHRIEETLRRHFPVFYDESAAVGRRYRRQDEIGTPYCITVDTETLQNETVTVRERDSMTQSRVKIDDLFMLIYNKINEGF from the coding sequence ATGGCAGGTCAATCCAATCCGCAGATGGATAAAATCATCTCCCTGTGCAGGCGGCGCGGCTTTATCTTTCAATCCAGTGAGATCTATGGCGGGCTGAACGCCTGTTACGATTACGGCCCATTGGGCGTGGAGCTGAAGCGTAACATTAAAAATTTTTGGTGGAAGTGGATGGTGGAACGACGCAGCGATATCGTCGGTCTCGATGCCGCCATTCTCATGGCCTCGCGCGTCTGGGAGGCCTCGGGCCATGTGTCCGGATTCACTGATCCTTTGGTTGATTGCAAAGTGTGTAAACACCGGTTTCGCAGCGACCTGATCGCCGAGGCCGGCAAATGTCCGGATTGCGGCGGCGAGCTCACCGACATCCGCCAGTTCAATCTGATGTTCAAGACCTTCATGGGGCCACTGGAGGACAGCGCCAGTGTGGTCTATCTGCGGCCGGAGACCGCGCAGGGCATTTACGTGAACTATCAGAACGTGCTCGATTCCACCCGGCAGAAAATTCCCTTTGGCATCGGCCAGATCGGCAAGGCGTTCCGCAATGAAATCACGCCGGAGAATTTTATCTTTCGCACCCGCGAGTTCGAGCAGATGGAGATGCAGTTCTTTGTCAAACCCGGAACCGACCAGGAATGGTTCGAATACTGGAAAGCCGACCGACAGGAGTATTACCGCCGGCTCGGCATCCGTGCGGAAAAAATGCGCTTCCATCCACACGGCAAGGACGAGCTGGCCCATTACGCCGCCGCCGCCTTTGACATCGAGTATGAATTCCCCTTCGGCTGGAAAGAGCTCGAGGGCATTCACAATCGCACCGATTTCGATCTGACCCGCCATAAAGAATACTCGGGAAAAGACCTGACCTATTTTGATGAAGTCACTCGGGAACGTTATATGCCGTATATCATCGAGACCTCGGCCGGCGCCGATCGCACGGTCTTGTGCGTGCTGAGCGACGCCTTTGAGGAGCAGAAACTGGAAAAGGACGAGCGTACGGTCCTTCATTTTCATCCGGCCATCGCTCCCATCAAAGCGGGCATCTTCCCGCTGGTGAAAAAGGACGGCATGCCCGAAGTGGCGCATCGCATCGAGGAAACACTGCGCCGCCATTTCCCGGTTTTTTATGATGAGAGCGCCGCAGTGGGCCGGCGGTATCGACGTCAGGATGAAATCGGCACGCCCTATTGCATCACCGTCGATACCGAGACCCTGCAGAACGAAACGGTGACCGTGCGCGAACGCGACTCGATGACCCAGTCGCGTGTGAAAATTGACGATCTGTTTATGCTGATTTACAACAAAATCAACGAGGGGTTTTAG
- the recO gene encoding DNA repair protein RecO produces the protein MALVKSTAIVLHHRDQGETSKIITLFTQQYGKISLIAKGARVIKSRYGGALEPFTHLDVIFYKKETRDLQFLSQVDIIDSFSVIRSQLGRIALASIPCEMVDRHEAVGHAAPALFTLLLETLSALNEGERGLRNVVRAFQVKFAALSGFRPQLAGCSVCSREIPSEQVVFEYETGGYRCAACPSSSVAGVRLSGYGVEVLRYLQNAPVRAAGRSRVSAELGRDLDECLMHFIGYHMENLHHLASVTYIQQLQNSIKLT, from the coding sequence ATGGCTTTGGTCAAGTCGACGGCGATCGTTCTGCATCATCGGGACCAGGGTGAGACCAGCAAAATCATCACTCTGTTCACCCAGCAGTACGGTAAGATCAGCCTGATCGCCAAAGGCGCTCGGGTGATTAAATCGCGCTATGGCGGGGCTTTGGAACCGTTCACCCACCTGGACGTGATCTTTTATAAAAAAGAGACCCGCGACCTGCAATTTCTCAGCCAGGTGGATATCATTGATTCGTTTTCCGTGATCCGCAGCCAGTTGGGCCGCATTGCCCTGGCCAGCATACCCTGTGAAATGGTGGACCGGCATGAGGCGGTCGGTCACGCAGCGCCGGCGCTGTTTACGTTGTTGCTGGAGACCCTGTCGGCTTTGAACGAGGGCGAACGTGGACTGCGCAATGTGGTGCGCGCCTTTCAGGTCAAATTCGCTGCGCTCTCGGGCTTCCGCCCCCAGCTGGCCGGCTGTTCGGTCTGCAGCAGGGAGATCCCCTCCGAGCAGGTGGTGTTCGAGTACGAAACCGGCGGTTATCGCTGCGCCGCTTGTCCTTCGTCGTCGGTCGCAGGCGTTCGCCTTTCGGGCTATGGGGTGGAGGTGTTGCGCTATTTACAGAATGCGCCGGTCCGTGCGGCCGGCCGTAGCCGGGTCAGCGCGGAACTGGGCCGGGATCTGGACGAATGCCTGATGCACTTTATCGGTTACCATATGGAGAACCTACATCATCTGGCTTCGGTCACCTATATACAGCAACTGCAGAATTCGATCAAACTAACTTGA